The following proteins come from a genomic window of Theileria equi strain WA chromosome 2 map unlocalized gcontig_1105316255037, whole genome shotgun sequence:
- a CDS encoding conserved hypothetical protein (encoded by transcript BEWA_043430A) produces the protein MGYIHLQCIVRRLNISRLCRHGITNSHFSCRTCTFNKYISTYSTLVSRGFGTENKKSDEVSVLADIDKFTIYEVEGIKNLQHVTSSCLRNLRFSKPQIFALNVDKSKEQKMMDVLLASGITCFNLGSVDVLLNRLSASKRSNGFVGLYVHLDDYYDKCSLFKEDIFNHIRTVCNSIFFLDITVSYQSSFDINKLSKIIDLVCPTVIRFNNGFLRSWNNSRFEFISSKEASDKTTFLVEASLSLSKVYGCTVICSSGQIAIGNHGIMEVAFFPKSPDILSKIYGYDVCSGAILAAFVALHGGNSICPAVVGSHGLEYIHSKSAEQSSGPGTMFYNIIDQIYNLTMAPDSILVHDSNVKFWRCEYIEQYAET, from the exons ATGGGTTACATACATCTCCAATGTATAGTCCGAAGGTTGAACATTAGTAGACTTTGTAGGCACGGGATTACGAATAGTCATTTTTCGTGTAGAACTTGCACATTTAATAAATATATCTCCACATATTCAACCTTAGTAAGCAGAGGATTTGGTACTGAGAATAAGAAATCTGATGAGGTTTCTGTACTTGCAGACATTGATAAATTTACTATTTATGAAGTTGAAGGGATTAAGAATTTGCAACATGTAACTTCTTCATGCCTGAGAAATTTAAGATTTTCAAAACCGCAAATCTTCGCTTTAAATGTAGATAAATCAAAGGAacagaaaatgatggatGTGTTGCTAGCTTCTGGTATAACATGTTTTAATTTAGGGTCCGTCGACGTATTATTGAACAGATTATCTGCTTCTAAAAGAAGCAATG GGTTTGTTGGACTTTATGTTCACTTGGATGATTATTATGATAAATGTTCGTTATTCAAAGAG GACATATTTAATCACATTAGAACGGTGTGTAATTCTATTTTTTTTTTGGATATAACTGTATCATATCAATCAAGTTTCGATATAAACAAACTATCAAAAATT ATCGATTTGGTATGTCCTACCGTAATTAGATTCAATAATGGATTTTTAAGATCTTGGAATAATTCTAGATTTGAATTTATATCCTCTAAAGAAGCTTCCGATAAGACAACTTTTTTGGTTGAAGCTTCTCTTTCTTTATCAAAAGTATATGGCTGTACAGTAATATGTTCAA GTGGACAAATTGCAATTGGAAATCACGGTATTATGGAGGTAGCATTCTTCCCGAAGTCCCCAGATATTTTGTCTAAAATATATG GATATGATGTTTGCTCTGGAGCAATTTTAGCTGCTTTTGTTGCATTACATGGTGGAAACTCAATATGTCCGGCTGTTGTTGGTAGCCATGGACTAGAGTACATTCATAGCAAATCTGCTGAACAATCTTCTGGACCAGGAACAATG TTTTATAACATTATAGATCAGATTTATAATCTAACGATGGCACCAGATTCTATACTTGTACATGATTCGAACGTAAAGTTTTGGAGATGTGAGTATATTGAACAATATGCAGAGACATAG
- a CDS encoding metalloprotease/cell division cycle, putative (encoded by transcript BEWA_043440A), with protein MFSNTSNGAPFVINSHYNGHGFTDDDNNNNEGASQSFFNYDALNNDLYTPSNTSSKNEHLQGLSSGYNQVYYNNLNTNTPKSAHVYRETTGGTVPYESIDASYYTNNNQSSVYSKFCEWFNTIASLFVDISYKAYDIFSVIWYYCKLMLFYTLRLAFGALVTLLILSLIGRLFVDKNRDFDEVPISKKTQDVSKRETPKTNENPPPPKSTLTLDPVYFKDIVGIDDAKEDLFEVVKFIKHPELYKNVGAKIPKGILLVGSPGTGKTMLAKAVATEAGIPFIYTSGPEFVEIFVGQGAQRVRSLFSKARKAAPCIIFIDEIDAVGSKRASGSFSGQNREHDQTLNQLLVEMDGFNISTGITVLAATNRIGTLDRALLRPGRFDRIIHIPLPNLDGREAILKRYLNDVKYDKDEINVREFAKLTPGFSGADLKNLVNEAALNCVKDGRNKVAIVDMQEARDKVSIGSKRKLIQPELQRKMTAYHEAGHALVAYYLYPDADPIHKATIISRGTALGFVEQLPEGDRSSYKLAQMKARLAVCMGGRIAEELVFGKENVTSGASSDIYAATELAYRMVTEWGMSKKLGPINYTRIGAITNLNGNRALSTDTATIVEQEVKILVDDAHKLAESIIREHRNQLELIATQLMEHETLTGQEIRALLDKNESKT; from the exons atgttttctAACACATCCAACGGTGCTCCATTCGTGATAAATTCACATTACAATGGACATGGATTCACTGACGATGATAATAACAATAATGAAGGTGCATCTCAATCATTTTTCAATTATGACGCTTTGAACAATGACCTATATACTCCTTCTAATACCTCGTCTAAGAATGAACATCTTCAAGGCTTATCTAGTGGCTATAATCAGGTTTATTACAATAATTTGAACACAAACACACCAAAATCAGCCCATGTTTATAGAGAAACCACAGGAGGAACAGTTCCTTATGAAAGTATTGATGCTTCTTACTATACCAATAACAATCAAAGTTCGGTCTACAGCAAATTTTGCGAGTGGTTTAACACAATAGCTAGCCTTTTTGTAGATATTTCATATAAGGCGTATGATATCTTTTCTGTTATTTGGTATTATTGCAAGCTGATGCTGTTTTATACCCTGAGATTGGCTTTCGGAGCACTAGTAACATTATTAATTTTAAGCTTGATAGGAAGGCTATTTGTTGACAAAAACAGAGACTTTGATGAAGTACCTATATCTAAAAAGACTCAGGACGTGTCAAAAAGGGAAACCCCTAAAACAAATGAGAATCCACCTCCGCCAAAATCAACACTAACTTTAGACCcagtatattttaaagatatTGTAG GCATTGATGATGCTAAAGAAGATCTATTTGAGGTAgtaaaatttatcaaacaTCCAGAGttatacaaaaatgttgGAGCGAAGATACCTAAGGGTATACTACTTGTAGGATCACCAGGAACAGGAAAAACAATGCTAGCAAAAGCAGTTGCCACAG AGGCTGGCATTCCATTCATATATACAAGCGGTCCAGAATTTGTCGAAATTTTCGTTGGTCAAGGAGCCCAAAGGGTACGTAGTCTATTCTCAAAGGCACGTAAAGCGGCACCATGTATAATATTTATCGATGAAATTGATGCTGTTGGATCAAAGAGAGCTTCTGGTTCATTTAGTGGGCAAAATCGTGAACATGATCAAACATTGAACCAACTACTGGTAGAAATGGATGGTTTTAACATTTCTACTGGGATAACTGTATTGGCTGCAACAAACCGTATAGGCACATTGGACAGAGCTTTACTTCGTCCTGGAAGATTTGATAGAATAATACACATACCATTGCCAAATCTCGACGGAAGAGAAGccattttgaaaagataTCTGAATGATGTAAAGTATGACAAAGATGAAATAAATGTAAGGGAATTTGCAAAGTTAACTCCTGGGTTCTCTGGTGCtgatttaaaaaatttggTTAATGAAGCTGCTTTAAATTGTGTAAAAGATG GAAGAAACAAGGTCGCAATTGTGGATATGCAAGAAGCTCGTGATAAGGTCTCAATAGGTTCAAAAAGAAAGTTAATACAACCAGAATTGCAAAGAAAAATGACTGCATATCATGAAGCTGGACATGCATTAGTGGCATATTATCTTTACCCAGATGCTGATCCAATTCATAAGGCTACAATAATATCAAGGGGTACAGCACTAGGTTTTGTAGAACAACTACCAGAGGGAGATCGATCCAGCTATAAACTGGCGCAAATGAAAGCTCGATTAGCTGTATGCATGGGTGGAAGAATAGCTGAAGAACTAGTTTTCGGAAAAGAGAATGTTACTTCAGGAGCATCCAGCGACATATATGCAGCGACAGAATTAGCATATAGAATGGTAACTGAATGGGGAATGAGCAAGAAATTGGGTCCCATAAATTACACAAGAATTGGTGCTATTACCAATCTCAACGGCAATAGGGCATTATCAACCGATACTGCCACAATCGTAGAACAGGAAGTTAAAATTTTGGTTGATGATGCACACAAATTGGCAGAAAGCATAATAAGAGAGCACAGAAATCAACTCGAGCTGATTGCTACACAATTAATGGAACACGAGACACTTACAGGCCAAGAAATTAGAGCTTTACTCGACAAAAATGAATCGAAAACATAA
- a CDS encoding DNA gyrase subunit B, putative (encoded by transcript BEWA_043420A), whose product MVRVIKSPFTGNKRSSILLNAVLLICASSFNLLWPLDIVYSIRFCGLLSSSKGRSIPKNYNLGTYFFVNNSIGSFTCYSRVDYPLTNRRILQLRSNVSNSSETSPTPTIESSSGVYSSDDIVILEGLNAVRKRPGMYIGNTGEGGIHQLLYEVLDNSVDEYLAGVCNRINVTLKSNGFVEISDNGRGIPCDISEKTKKSGLETVLTVLHSGGKFTDISFKDDETRSARSLEKHNAKIESENSKGKMPTTPYEYSSGLHGVGLSVVNALSEILSVEVYKGDKKYHMELSKGKITSPLTSTDSIRRFGTVVKFIPDYADVFKTHHQHVKDSECIGCNNAFNLDSIKERVRELSYLNPGLFIKIRDERILKENNEVFDEVYHNAGGIRSFLQEATKDNTPLYKPINIITIKGKSHGLELEVSFSWSMESFPARIKGYANNVSTTGGTHIDGFKTAITRSVNLCLKNNGHFKGNVIPLSGEFIREGLTAIISVKLSGAEFDGQTKTKLGNSLAKTVVERIVTSQLTEILDRHPQFLLLIHNKSQTAKKAFDAAKMAKEMVRQKTANVITSGSLAKLYDCTSNDIECNEIFIVEGESAAGNAKQARKRQFQAVLPLKGKILNIERISDNLKVLENDEIKLLMTSLGLSIDPTTWRHDSESPDSEIPEAILPDKTLGLRYGKIILLTDADVDGAHLRALLLGLLFRLCPKLYEDGRIYIACPPLYRITDVRKNSLESKFTYVWSEKKMQKFVKKANISAETSKRYTIQRFKGLGEMMPQQLWETTMDPERRLLSNISVSDAKQASDLLGLLFGRDIQSRREYIFKNTDSFQIGDLDI is encoded by the coding sequence ATGGTTAGGGTAATAAAGTCCCCTTTCACGGGGAACAAAAGGTCGAGTATATTGTTGAATGCAGTCCTGCTGATATGTGCGAGTAGTTTTAACTTATTATGGCCTCTGGATATTGTATATTCCATAAGGTTTTGTGGCTTATTGTCTTCTAGTAAGGGAAGAAGTATACCAAAGAATTATAATCTAGGTACATATTTCTTTGTAAACAATTCTATTGGATCATTTACTTGTTATTCCAGGGTAGATTATCCCTTGACAAATCGCAGAATCTTACAACTAAGATCGAATGTGTCTAATTCTTCAGAGACAAGTCCTACACCTACTATAGAAAGCAGCAGTGGAGTATACAGTTCTGATGATATAGTCATACTGGAAGGTTTAAATGCTGTTAGGAAACGTCCAGGAATGTATATAGGTAACACTGGAGAAGGAGGTATTCACCAGCTACTATATGAAGTTTTAGATAACTCTGTTGATGAGTATCTTGCTGGAGTTTGTAACAGAATAAATGTAACCTTAAAGTCAAATGGCTTCGTGGAAATTAGTGATAACGGTAGGGGAATACCTTGTGATATATCagaaaaaacaaaaaaGTCAGGACTTGAAACTGTACTTACTGTGTTACACTCTGGAGGCAAATTCACGGATATATCATtcaaagatgatgaaactCGAAGTGCGAGATCTTTAGAAAAACACAACGCTAAAATAGAAAGTGAGAATAGTAAGGGAAAAATGCCTACAACTCCCTATGAGTACTCTTCTGGGCTTCATGGTGTTGGTCTTTCTGTAGTTAATGCATTGAGTGAAATTTTATCTGTTGAAGTATACAAAGGTGATAAGAAATATCATATGGAGTTATCCAAAGGTAAAATAACGTCCCCATTAACATCGACCGACTCTATAAGAAGATTTGGTACAGTAGTAAAATTTATTCCGGATTATGCTGATGTCTTCAAGACGCATCACCAACACGTAAAAGATTCTGAATGTATAGGATGTAACAACGCATTTAACCTAGATTCTATTAAAGAAAGAGTCAGGGAGTTATCGTATTTGAATCCTGGGttatttatcaaaattaGGGATGAAAGGATACTAAAGGAAAATAACGAAGTATTTGACGAGGTATATCACAACGCTGGCGGAATAAGATCCTTCTTACAGGAAGCTACAAAGGATAATACACCACTATACAAACCCATTAACATTATAACAATAAAAGGAAAAAGTCATGGTTTGGAACTGGAAGTATCATTCAGTTGGTCAATGGAATCTTTTCCGGCTAGAATAAAAGGTTACGCAAACAATGTTAGCACAACAGGTGGTACACATATAGATGGGTTTAAGACTGCAATCACTAGATCTGTAAATTTATGTCTTAAGAATAATGGACATTTTAAGGGAAATGTGATTCCATTGAGCGGTGAATTCATACGTGAGGGATTAACTGCTATAATATCTGTGAAACTATCTGGCGCAGAATTTGATGGACAGACAAAAACAAAGCTTGGAAATTCTCTTGCAAAAACCGTAGTTGAGAGAATTGTCACATCACAGCTAACAGAAATATTGGATCGCCATCCAcaatttcttcttctcatCCACAATAAATCACAGACTGCCAAGAAGGCGTTTGATGCGgcaaaaatggcaaaggAGATGGTACGTCAAAAGACAGCAAATGTTATAACAAGTGGGTCATTAGCAAAACTCTATGACTGTACGTCAAATGATATAGAATGCAATGAAATTTTCATAGTAGAAGGTGAAAGCGCTGCTGGAAATGCTAAACAAGCAAGAAAACGCCAGTTTCAAGCTGTATTACCCCTAAAAGGAAAAATTCTAAACATTGAAAGAATATCTGATAACCTCAAAGTtctggaaaatgatgaaattaaaCTTTTAATGACATCGTTGGGACTATCAATAGATCCAACTACATGGAGGCATGATTCAGAAAGTCCAGACAGTGAAATTCCCGAAGCTATTTTACCAGATAAAACACTTGGTTTACGCTACGGGAAAATTATACTTTTAACAGATGCTGATGTTGACGGTGCGCATCTTAGAGCCTTACTTTTGGGTCTTCTATTTAGACTATGTCCAAAATTATATGAAGATGGAAGAATTTATATAGCATGCCCGCCACTATACAGAATAACTGATGTGAGAAAGAACTCCTTAGAATCTAAGTTTACCTATGTATGGAGTGAAAAAAAAATGCAGAAATTCGTTAAAAAGGCTAACATTTCAGCCGAAACATCTAAACGATACACAATACAACGCTTCAAGGGATTAGGTGAAATGATGCCTCAGCAATTATGGGAAACTACCATGGATCCGGAGAGGAGGTTACTAAGCAATATTTCAGTAAGTGATGCTAAGCAGGCATCTGATCTCTTGGGTTTACTTTTCGGGCGTGATATACAATCCAGACGTGAATATATATTCAAAAATACAGATTCTTTCCAAATAGGTGATTTGGATATTTAA
- a CDS encoding conserved hypothetical protein (encoded by transcript BEWA_043410A) produces the protein MPTSLETEDRSELAYPYLNVYYNLDPKDWNHIVDDQNKLIKLKKRLSLIRRKLSLDKNRIQNLMGTERNLMINSKASLLRRAIHRNIVKDENDSCDKLRVTNSSIEGTEPYVKTYEPYYYHLLASQLN, from the exons ATGCCAACAAG TTTGGAGACTGAAGATAGAAGTGAACTAGCCTATCCATACCTTAATGTATACTATAATCTTGATCCGAAGGATTGGAATCATATAGTTGATGATCAAAACAAGCTTATAAAGCTTAAAAAAAGACTTTCACTCATCAGGCGTAAACTATCTCTAGATAAG AATCGCATACAAAATTTAATGGGTACAGAACGTAATCTAATGATAAATTCCAAGGCTAGCCTCCTTAGAAGAGCGATACACAGAAATATAGTAAAAGATGAAAACGATTCTTGCGATAAATTAAGGGTCACCAATAGTAGTATCGAAGGAACTGAGCCATATGTAAAAACATATGAACCATACTACTATCACTTATTGGCATCACAATTGAATTAA
- a CDS encoding WD domain, G-beta repeat domain containing protein (encoded by transcript BEWA_043460A), which produces MADELDGLPLIQYVGVDRITVDYSSSVSPWLLKSKYYKRNKRLYHRDIPLESPRILPVSYYSGFVNQYNGVCNHLAHAASNRNKFPNVSLKWFPNGKTLLAGTQGGKFIMWNGTTFQFDDIKRFPVGTGSVTCIEWSPYGDYLIAGDEYGKLALLSPALSLLNTTLYEGLSNPILDISISPNGTKLCACADTYSPHIWDVQQCELEGLLTGENIGSTSVTCLQWHPYKSLIATGSRINVVSLWDPLSRTQISSFYAHKAPICKISWNPAGNTFITAGIDGLVKLWDLRYLKQLLVYKISTAAEAAIPIIIGPNVLKTNRIVTMPTSLAWNPVQTNIFAVGDNKSRIMHFTTDFTDPVSEVDLCQIEDRHTSTLAMDFHPFGHLLATCSDDKFVRFWSRSMPGGDNQKFIHAKDLNEPDHVKYFSLSRFNFKNKIDVDELPSVANFDK; this is translated from the coding sequence ATGGCGGATGAATTAGATGGATTGCCGCTGATCCAATATGTTGGAGTGGATCGTATAACAGTGGAttattcttcatcagtTTCTCCATGGCTACTAAAAAGCAAGTATTATAAACGCAATAAACGTTTATATCACAGGGATATACCACTTGAATCTCCAAGAATTCTGCCGGTTTCTTATTATTCTGGATTTGTAAATCAATATAATGGCGTTTGTAACCACCTTGCACACGCAGCTTCCAACAGAAATAAATTCCCCAACGTTTCACTGAAATGGTTTCCTAATGGTAAGACCCTACTTGCAGGTACTCAGGGAGGAAAATTTATCATGTGGAATGGTACCACATTTCAGtttgatgatataaagAGATTTCCTGTGGGAACTGGGAGTGTAACATGCATTGAATGGTCTCCATATGGAGATTACCTTATAGCAGGTGATGAATACGGCAAACTAGCTCTGTTATCTCCAGCATTGAGCTTATTAAATACCACTTTATATGAGGGTTTGTCTAATCCAATATTAGACATATCAATTTCCCCCAATGGAACGAAATTGTGTGCATGTGCAGATACATATTCACCACACATATGGGACGTTCAACAGTGTGAACTAGAGGGTTTGTTAACTGGTGAAAATATAGGATCTACCAGTGTAACCTGCCTACAATGGCATCCGTATAAGTCACTCATAGCGACTGGGAGTAGAATAAATGTGGTTTCCTTATGGGATCCCTTGTCTAGAACACAAATTTCGTCTTTTTATGCTCATAAGGCACCGATATGTAAAATATCATGGAACCCTGCTGGTAACACTTTTATTACGGCTGGGATAGATGGGCTAGTAAAGCTTTGGGATTTGAGATATCTGAAACAGCTTTTGGTATACAAGATCTCTACAGCTGCGGAGGCTGCCATACCGATCATAATTGGACCAAATGTTCTAAAGACAAATAGAATCGTTACTATGCCGACAAGCTTGGCTTGGAACCCTGTACAAACTAATATATTTGCAGTTGGAGACAACAAGTCGCGAATCATGCATTTCACAACGGATTTTACAGATCCAGTTTCAGAGGTAGATTTATGTCAAATAGAAGATCGTCATACTAGTACACTCGCAATGGATTTTCACCCATTTGGTCATTTGTTAGCTACATGTTCAGATGACAAGTTCGTAAGGTTTTGGAGTAGATCTATGCCTGGTGGTGACAACCAGAAGTTTATACATGCCAAAGATTTAAACGAACCAGATCATGTCAAGTATTTTTCACTCTCAAGatttaattttaaaaataagATAGATGTAGATGAACTTCCATCTGTAGCtaattttgataaataG
- a CDS encoding conserved hypothetical protein (encoded by transcript BEWA_043450A) encodes MQNWYPIGDERIRRESWSVSQLKCSEGDIKAIAPLGTLIAIVSNTSNTHSVGDKDAKSVLRIYSGSCNLVTSVKWYIRVEHILALQWTENLELVAVSANGSVRVYSAHGEHLRTFELHLYGLSGNSQIDPKHIKLRCWGDGIVYLNITSQLLYIQRGFDSTSYRPISLPDFALTITAIGIVPNKNWNDVIIIFSTENGTSYVRMEHIMKCTDYDTLSFYLHKINPCSYTDIVSCSYYSVDGNCYVALGNRDNGVIASLSYCDTRFTILWEITTGTYVDLGILSKGILVTVTSSGIKFILDAVYELTFNVRALCISNEIGGGIRLFSQNSIEFYAVVSDESKHLFLTEKYHPAASLIKAFDLFKKGDPLSYESLYSIKDFDGAYGVCVKAAQDEWDFDLCIRIIECGLFAKSLSSTFTRNKVIHKNLPVEDDIKTQNDISHQYEINSNTLINHLLVIAYLRIANAIKEKPSYIKTNVYQLASLGIERMIIILTSLKCYFLGIRISKFLNINYNSILLEWVRMRVKLGSHLTDNELYDIIIKRLEDYAGIVLSFSDIAEVVSREGREALALSILDKEKSSINQFRVLCKWNQLSRAAAVALNEGNPLLMNYIILEAQKNHNLLNIIALSKEYTLLRNLFIKQSLSSEDNSQIQPFYEHTNDTFNAGLRASIQAIGKFHNKSYAFGTDRLTMGDKDKMRVEDYKEWLSYANGFFGSSINEEADTQSAIEDSAFWHESINNKITLLNLQMEFQSNNESLGSVVGLSLIETLFKLYKVGLFKEAQLLVNTFKVPPNQIHCCKLVALYNSHNINELISMVQDKSLISHFVFVKNSRPFADLIIESLISLGASSFLDPVINNLKPQQQTYWINRINKRGKPDFKEENVNLLKSFGIKFWQ; translated from the coding sequence ATGCAGAATTGGTATCCCATTGGAGATGAAAGGATACGAAGGGAAAGTTGGTCTGTATCACAATTAAAGTGTTCTGAAGGGGATATAAAGGCTATTGCCCCTCTAGGTACTCTGATTGCTATAGTGTCTAATACCTCCAATACACATTCAGTCGGGGATAAGGATGCCAAGAGTGTTTTGAGAATATATAGCGGCTCGTGTAACTTAGTAACGTCTGTGAAGTGGTATATTCGTGTAGAACACATTTTAGCATTGCAATGGACTGAAAACTTAGAATTGGTTGCAGTTTCCGCCAATGGGTCAGTGCGCGTTTACTCTGCTCACGGTGAACACCTGAGAACATTTGAATTACACCTATATGGGTTATCTGGAAATAGTCAAATAGACCCTAAACACATAAAACTACGATGCTGGGGTGATGGAATCGTCTATTTAAATATAACTTCACAGCTTCTGTACATACAAAGGGGGTTTGATTCTACCTCTTACAGGCCCATATCTTTGCCAGACTTTGCTTTGACGATTACAGCAATAGGAATAGTACCtaacaaaaattggaaTGATGTTATTATAATATTTTCTACCGAAAATGGGACATCCTATGTTAGGATGGAGCATATCATGAAGTGCACGGATTATGATACTTTGAGTTTTTACTTACATAAAATCAATCCATGCTCATATACTGACATAGTTTCTTGTTCATATTATTCAGTTGATGGAAATTGTTATGTAGCATTGGGTAATAGAGACAACGGGGTTATCGCATCTCTATCATATTGTGATACGAGGTTTACAATATTATGGGAGATAACAACAGGTACATATGTGGATTTAGGTATACTAAGTAAAGGAATACTTGTAACTGTTACTTCTAGCGGAATAAAATTCATTTTAGATGCGGTGTATGAACTCACATTTAATGTAAGAGCTCTCTGTATAAGTAATGAGATTGGGGGTGGAATACGTTTATTTTCACAGAATTCTATAGAGTTTTATGCTGTAGTTAGTGATGAGAGTAAACATTTATTTTTGACCGAAAAATATCATCCCGCAGCATCTCTTATTAAAGCGTTTGACTTATTTAAAAAAGGTGATCCATTATCTTATGAGTCTCTTTACTCCATAAAAGATTTTGATGGTGCCTACGGTGTATGTGTGAAAGCTGCCCAAGATGAATGGGATTTTGATTTATGCATACGTATTATAGAATGTGGTCTTTTTGCAAAGTCTCTTAGTTCCACCTTTACTAGAAATAAGGTTATTCATAAAAACTTACCAGTTGAGGACGATATAAAAACGCAAAATGATATATCACACCAATACGAAATAAATTCTAACACTTTAATAAATCATTTATTGGTAATAGCATATTTACGCATAGCAAATGCTATAAAAGAGAAACCAAGCTAcataaaaacaaatgttTATCAACTTGCATCTTTGGGTATTGAAAGGATGATTATAATTTTAACATCACTAAAATGTTACTTTTTGGGAATACGCATAAGTAAATTTTTGAATATTAATTATAATAGTATTTTATTGGAGTGGGTACGTATGCGTGTCAAACTTGGCTCACATTTGACTGACAACGAATTGTATGATATAATAATAAAGAGACTAGAAGATTACGCAGGAATAGTACTTTCTTTTTCAGACATTGCAGAGGTTGTGTCTAGAGAGGGCAGAGAAGCATTAGCTTTGTCGATTTTGGACAAAGAAAAATCATCTATTAACCAGTTTAGAGTATTGTGTAAATGGAATCAACTCTCTAGAGCTGCAGCGGTAGCTTTGAATGAAGGTAACCCTTTACTTATGAATTACATAATATTAGAGGCTCAGAAAAACCACAATTTACTAAATATCATTGCACTATCTAAGGAGTATACTTTGTTACGCAATCTTTTTATTAAGCAAAGCCTTTCTTCTGAAGACAATAGTCAAATACAGCCTTTCTATGAACATACTAACGATACCTTTAACGCTGGGTTACGTGCTTCAATACAAGCAATAGGCAAGTTTCACAATAAAAGTTATGCTTTTGGGACTGACCGTCTTACCATGggtgataaagataaaatgAGAGTAGAGGACTATAAGGAGTGGTTATCTTATGCAAATGGATTTTTTGGTTCGTCCATTAATGAAGAAGCGGACACTCAGTCAGCAATCGAGGATTCAGCATTTTGGCACGAATCGATCAACAATAAAATCACCCTATTAAACCTCCAAATGGAATTTCAAAGTAATAACGAATCTTTGGGAAGTGTTGTAGGTCTTAGTTTGATTGAAACTCTATtcaaactttataaagttgGTTTGTTCAAAGAAGCACAACTGCTTGTAAATACATTCAAAGTACCGCCAAACCAGATACATTGTTGTAAACTTGTGGCATTGTATAATTCTCATAATATCAATGAGCTTATATCAATGGTGCAAGATAAAAGTCTTATATCgcattttgtttttgttaAGAATAGTCGACCTTTCGCCGATCTAATAATAGAGTCGTTGATATCACTTGGTGcatcatcatttttggaCCCTGTAATAAATAACCTAAAACCTCAACAACAAACATATTGGATAAACCGCATTAATAAAAGAGGTAAACCGGACTTTAAGGAGGAAAATGTAAATCTCTTGAAGTCATTTGGTATTAAATTCTGGCAATAG